The proteins below are encoded in one region of Verrucomicrobiia bacterium:
- a CDS encoding glycogen/starch/alpha-glucan phosphorylase, whose product MAKKTGETARMPKKKTNGPWQLVHKDMTKEGLKTSFWSSLYYALAKDRYTTTSHDDFMALAITVRDRIVERWIATQQGYHSENAKRVYYLSMEFLIGRLLGSNMISLNLWDEAKKALGEMGLDLEKLIDEEPDAGLGNGGLGRLAACFLDSMATLGIPAHGYGIRYDYGIFNQRILGGHQVESPDEWLKLGNPWEFPRPEYSVLVKFYGDTFFYHDHQDKLRVLWRNTQDVVAMPYDIPVPGYKNDVVNTLRLWSARGSEEFDLEYFNTGDYERAVYNKMFSENISKVLYPNDANSLGRELRLKQEYFFTAASIFDIIRRFKSGNDDFAKLPEKAAIQLNDTHPALAVAEFMRVLVDEEQLEWEDAWDITVRTFAYTNHTVMPEALECWSVALFEKLLPRHMQIIFEINVRFLRQVANKYPGDTERLRRMSLIEEGANKQVRMAFLAIVGSHSVNGVSELHSNLLKNHLFKDFYEFFPAKFNNKTNGITPRRWLLKSNPGLSNLITETIGGKWVTDLDQLKKLSSCQKDASFRKSWRQIKEDNKRKLADDIYHNTGMKVDPQAMFDVQVKRIHEYKRQVLFAFYIISEYLKLKENPKAFVQPRVFLFSGKAAPGYTMAKLIIKFITSIAYVINYDSAVKDQLKVIFLENYRVSLAERIFPASDLSEQISTAGTEASGTGCMKFMMNGALTVGTWDGANIEMAQAVGQGNIFTFGLRADEVLNLQRGGYNPRDYIQQSPVLSEIIRMIQSNFFSPVEYGIFEPLVNSLLNRDSFLVCADFDSYCKTQDSISRNFKDPDDWVRKAIVNVANSGKFSSDRTILEYARDIWDVIP is encoded by the coding sequence ATGGCCAAAAAAACCGGAGAGACCGCGAGAATGCCGAAGAAAAAGACCAACGGCCCATGGCAATTGGTCCATAAGGACATGACCAAAGAGGGGCTCAAGACCTCTTTTTGGTCGAGCCTCTATTACGCCCTGGCCAAGGACCGCTACACCACCACGTCCCACGACGACTTCATGGCTCTGGCCATCACCGTGCGCGACCGCATCGTCGAGCGCTGGATCGCCACACAGCAGGGCTATCACAGCGAAAACGCCAAACGCGTCTACTATCTTTCCATGGAATTCCTGATCGGCCGCCTGCTGGGCAGCAACATGATCAGCCTGAATTTGTGGGATGAGGCCAAGAAGGCGCTGGGGGAAATGGGCCTGGACCTGGAAAAGCTCATCGACGAAGAACCGGACGCCGGCCTCGGCAACGGAGGCCTGGGCCGCCTGGCCGCCTGCTTCCTGGATTCCATGGCCACGCTCGGCATTCCCGCGCACGGCTACGGCATCCGCTACGACTACGGCATTTTCAATCAGCGCATCCTGGGCGGCCATCAGGTGGAATCGCCGGACGAATGGCTGAAGCTCGGCAATCCCTGGGAATTCCCGCGCCCGGAATATTCCGTTCTCGTGAAATTTTACGGCGACACCTTTTTCTATCACGATCACCAGGACAAACTGCGCGTCCTGTGGCGCAACACGCAGGACGTCGTCGCCATGCCGTACGACATCCCGGTACCAGGCTACAAGAACGACGTGGTCAATACGCTGCGGCTGTGGTCGGCCCGCGGTTCCGAAGAGTTCGACCTGGAATATTTCAACACCGGCGACTACGAGCGCGCGGTCTACAATAAAATGTTCTCGGAAAACATCTCCAAGGTGCTTTACCCCAACGACGCGAATTCCCTGGGCCGCGAGCTGCGCCTGAAGCAGGAGTATTTTTTCACCGCCGCGTCCATCTTCGACATCATCCGCCGCTTCAAGTCCGGCAACGACGATTTTGCGAAGCTGCCCGAGAAGGCGGCCATCCAGCTGAATGACACGCATCCCGCCCTTGCCGTGGCGGAGTTCATGCGCGTCCTCGTGGACGAGGAACAGCTGGAATGGGAAGACGCGTGGGACATCACGGTGCGGACGTTTGCCTACACCAACCACACGGTCATGCCTGAAGCGCTCGAATGCTGGTCGGTCGCGCTTTTCGAGAAGCTCCTGCCGCGGCACATGCAGATCATCTTCGAAATCAACGTCCGGTTCCTGCGGCAGGTCGCGAACAAGTACCCGGGCGACACAGAACGCCTGAGACGGATGTCGCTGATCGAGGAAGGGGCGAACAAGCAGGTCCGCATGGCCTTTCTGGCGATCGTGGGCAGCCATTCCGTGAACGGCGTTTCGGAGCTGCACTCCAATCTCCTGAAGAACCACCTGTTCAAGGATTTTTACGAATTCTTCCCGGCTAAATTCAACAACAAGACCAACGGCATCACGCCGCGGCGCTGGCTGCTGAAATCCAATCCCGGGCTGTCGAATCTGATCACAGAGACGATCGGCGGCAAGTGGGTGACGGACCTGGATCAGCTGAAGAAACTTTCCTCCTGCCAGAAGGACGCGTCGTTCCGCAAGAGCTGGCGCCAGATCAAGGAAGACAACAAGCGCAAGCTCGCCGACGACATTTATCACAATACGGGCATGAAGGTGGACCCGCAGGCCATGTTCGACGTCCAGGTCAAGAGGATTCACGAGTACAAGCGCCAGGTGCTGTTCGCTTTTTACATCATTTCGGAATACCTGAAGCTGAAGGAAAACCCGAAAGCCTTCGTGCAGCCCCGTGTTTTCCTTTTCAGCGGCAAGGCCGCGCCGGGATACACCATGGCGAAACTCATCATCAAATTTATCACGAGCATCGCCTACGTCATCAATTACGACAGCGCGGTCAAAGACCAGCTCAAGGTGATTTTTCTGGAGAATTACCGGGTTTCGCTCGCGGAACGGATTTTTCCGGCCAGCGACCTCTCCGAACAGATCTCGACCGCGGGCACGGAGGCCTCGGGCACGGGCTGCATGAAATTCATGATGAACGGCGCGCTGACCGTCGGCACCTGGGACGGGGCGAACATCGAAATGGCGCAGGCCGTAGGTCAGGGGAACATCTTCACGTTCGGGCTGAGGGCGGACGAGGTTCTGAATCTCCAGCGCGGCGGCTACAACCCGCGGGACTATATCCAGCAGTCGCCGGTCCTGTCAGAAATCATCCGGATGATCCAGTCGAATTTCTTTTCGCCCGTCGAGTACGGCATCTTCGAGCCGCTGGTGAACAGCCTCCTCAACCGGGATTCGTTTCTAGTCTGCGCGGATTTCGATTCTTATTGCAAGACGCAGGACTCGATCTCGCGCAACTTCAAAGACCCCGACGATTGGGTCCGCAAGGCCATCGTGAACGTCGCCAATTCCGGAAAATTTTCCAGCGACAGGACGATCCTGGAATATGCCCGCGACATTTGGGACGTGATCCCTTAA